The DNA segment GGCGTGGCTGCTGTGGCCGCTGTCGACGAGCATCGACAAGGGCCTCGACATCCAGGGAGGCCTCTCGGTCATCCTGACCGCGAAGCCGATGCCGGGCCAGACGCTCACAGCCGAGCAGATGGACCGCGCCGAGACCATCATCACGAACCGCGTCAACGGACTCGGCGTCTCCGAGGCGTCCGTGCAGCGGCAGGGCACCGACTCGCTGCTCGTGCAGCTGCCGGGCATCAAGGACGCCGAAGGCGCCCTCAAGGCGCTCGGCTCGACCGGCCGCCTCGAGTTCGTTGACTGGGCGAGCGTGCCCGCCAGCGAGAAGGCGGACTGGGACGCGTACCTGACGGCCGCGAACCAGGGCAAGGCCACCGATCGGCCCAAGCCGCTCGTCGAGGGCACGTACGAGTCGTTCCTCGGCGGCGAGACGGTCAAGAACGCCGTGGTCTCCACGCGCGAGGGCGGGCAGATCGTGGTCAACGTCGAGATGGACTCGGCGGGGGCGAAGATCTGGGGCGACTACACGACCAAGAGCGTGGGCAAGCAGGTCGCCATCGTGCTCGACGGCGTCGTCCAGTCCGCGCCGACCGTCAACGAGCCGATCTTGGACGGCAGCACGCAGATCTCGGGCAGCTTCACCGCCGAGGAGGCCAAGCAGCTCGCGGCGGTCCTCGAGTCGGGCGCGCTGCCGGTGACGCTCGAGGCCTCTGAGTCCCGCGTCGTCGGCCCGACGCTCGGCGCCCAGTCGCTGCAGCAGGGCCTCATCGCCGGCCTGGTGGGTCTCGGCGTCGTGTGCGCGTTCATGGCGCTGTTCTACCGCGGCTTCGGCGTGCTC comes from the Actinomycetota bacterium genome and includes:
- the secD gene encoding protein translocase subunit SecD — translated: MDPKQQNALALALIGTLAVVSAWLLWPLSTSIDKGLDIQGGLSVILTAKPMPGQTLTAEQMDRAETIITNRVNGLGVSEASVQRQGTDSLLVQLPGIKDAEGALKALGSTGRLEFVDWASVPASEKADWDAYLTAANQGKATDRPKPLVEGTYESFLGGETVKNAVVSTREGGQIVVNVEMDSAGAKIWGDYTTKSVGKQVAIVLDGVVQSAPTVNEPILDGSTQISGSFTAEEAKQLAAVLESGALPVTLEASESRVVGPTLGAQSLQQGLIAGLVGLGVVCAFMALFYRGFGVLSWVSLAVFSVLELGILALLSRFNMFALSLPGVAGIVLSIGIAADSSILMFERFKEEVRMGKTARSASRSSTRHALGTSITADFVTFISALVIWSVAIGPVKGFAFTLMLGIVCDLTVAILFTRTIIIMLAESVVSKMPGIFGLRAGDAS